The following are encoded in a window of Acaryochloris thomasi RCC1774 genomic DNA:
- a CDS encoding helix-turn-helix domain-containing protein, translated as MPRLSAPAVLLSESDRLALEKLLRRSSTPQQIALRAKIILRSASGAGYGEISRALSISLDTSRLWRRRWLELSDCDLSVEERLKDAPRPGGPAKFSLEQLTQLYALACDPPEKYGLPISHWSARELATEMTKQGIVESISERHVGRLLEEADLKPHQSRYWLHPPRPTVPSQGRRYLSGLPARSRTG; from the coding sequence ATGCCTAGATTATCGGCCCCGGCAGTATTGTTGAGTGAATCAGACCGGCTAGCCCTAGAAAAGCTGCTGAGACGGTCAAGCACGCCTCAACAAATTGCCCTTCGCGCCAAGATCATCCTTCGGTCCGCCTCCGGCGCAGGCTATGGCGAGATTTCCAGAGCCTTGAGCATTAGTCTCGATACAAGTCGCTTATGGCGTCGGCGTTGGCTAGAGTTATCAGATTGCGATTTATCAGTAGAAGAGCGTCTTAAAGATGCTCCCCGCCCCGGTGGTCCTGCCAAATTTAGCTTAGAGCAACTAACCCAGTTGTATGCTCTTGCCTGTGACCCACCGGAGAAATATGGTCTCCCTATTAGTCACTGGAGCGCTCGGGAATTAGCCACTGAGATGACCAAGCAAGGCATTGTCGAGAGTATCAGTGAACGCCATGTGGGTCGATTGCTGGAAGAAGCAGACCTCAAGCCGCACCAGAGTCGCTACTGGTTGCATCCCCCCCGACCCACAGTTCCAAGCCAAGGTCGACGATATCTGTCAGGTCTACCAGCACGCTCAAGGACGGGCTGA
- a CDS encoding pentapeptide repeat-containing protein, with protein MQIVVQKIGDSSVLVTPDGQPIPYVDCDDWTLHLMPQILINSRVSSVSLIRANLKLRNDGAGPLGLPHFTFHNVLPIDVQITQPFPNESFYVAGSVDRKMGWEFPLLENQTWAELSLTWEVDQNQPWTIHHRIRFNLEHTQQGHLFSMASANTMFGINSQNAKAIAHFDESSLGHTFAKSDDSFHCRFDKSHFRIDFEQTLDLQSHAWSDVPHLELLENQTQLHNIEPATTFSTYRKEHLSCACLEIPSDVLLEAVEDARQETHSLSAGQYHTSKAVRKICDWWNQNAPVESFRHAGGVEIWCRVEDGPEYWSAQEERPETDIKCLLKLDPNTCARFGDHFLIYFLEKPSENRIDDNDTRYINYVDGTSCTNIWDEVEYSYFSWQSLSVLPTMFPVAYEQVLAKGYSLTSPERLISQYQSGERRFPILALRGANFSGMDLRGIDLWESDLRGANFSGANLEGACLVGCDLRGVDFSYANLSRTDLRNVWIKATNLYGANLEGADPWPPGA; from the coding sequence ATGCAGATAGTGGTACAGAAAATAGGTGACAGCAGCGTTTTGGTGACACCTGACGGCCAGCCAATCCCATACGTTGATTGTGACGATTGGACGCTTCATTTGATGCCCCAGATTTTGATAAACAGTCGGGTTTCCTCCGTCTCTCTGATTAGGGCGAATCTGAAGTTGAGGAATGATGGCGCAGGTCCATTAGGGTTGCCGCATTTTACCTTTCATAACGTCCTGCCCATCGACGTTCAGATCACTCAGCCCTTCCCTAACGAGAGCTTTTATGTCGCTGGGAGTGTTGATCGCAAGATGGGTTGGGAGTTTCCATTGCTAGAGAATCAGACCTGGGCCGAATTGTCTTTAACTTGGGAAGTTGATCAGAATCAGCCTTGGACGATCCATCACCGCATCAGATTCAATTTGGAGCATACACAGCAGGGTCATCTCTTCTCAATGGCGAGTGCCAACACTATGTTTGGCATCAATTCTCAAAATGCGAAGGCGATCGCGCACTTCGATGAATCATCACTGGGTCATACATTCGCGAAAAGCGATGATTCGTTTCACTGCAGATTTGATAAAAGTCACTTCCGTATTGATTTTGAGCAGACACTTGACCTCCAAAGCCATGCCTGGAGTGACGTGCCCCACCTTGAGTTGCTTGAGAATCAAACCCAGCTCCACAATATCGAGCCAGCTACAACGTTTTCGACCTATCGCAAAGAGCATCTTTCTTGTGCTTGTTTAGAGATCCCCTCTGACGTTTTGCTTGAAGCCGTAGAAGATGCGCGACAAGAGACTCATTCATTGTCAGCGGGTCAGTACCACACTTCAAAAGCAGTGCGAAAGATTTGCGACTGGTGGAACCAGAATGCCCCGGTCGAATCCTTTCGCCATGCGGGAGGCGTCGAGATTTGGTGTCGGGTCGAAGATGGTCCTGAATATTGGTCGGCTCAGGAGGAACGACCTGAAACAGATATCAAGTGCCTCTTAAAGCTAGACCCGAACACCTGTGCCCGTTTTGGCGATCACTTTTTGATTTACTTCCTAGAGAAGCCATCGGAGAATCGCATCGACGATAACGATACTCGCTATATCAACTATGTCGATGGAACAAGTTGCACGAATATCTGGGATGAAGTCGAATATAGCTACTTCTCTTGGCAGAGCTTGTCTGTACTTCCTACGATGTTTCCGGTTGCTTATGAGCAAGTGTTGGCTAAGGGATACAGCCTTACTTCGCCAGAGCGTTTAATTTCTCAGTACCAGAGTGGAGAGCGTCGTTTTCCGATCCTCGCGCTAAGAGGCGCTAACTTTTCTGGGATGGATTTACGAGGCATCGATTTATGGGAGAGCGATCTGCGGGGTGCCAATTTTAGTGGTGCGAACCTTGAAGGTGCATGTCTGGTGGGTTGTGATTTGCGAGGGGTAGATTTCTCGTATGCCAATCTATCGCGCACTGATCTTCGTAATGTGTGGATTAAAGCCACGAATCTCTATGGGGCCAATCTAGAGGGGGCAGATCCTTGGCCTCCAGGTGCTTAA
- a CDS encoding type IV secretory system conjugative DNA transfer family protein, whose translation MTDFLEVQPSDPSLVRYAKNNPARLGMLSACVLAVLLLQVFAGQTKKTKLAKGHLAKGLEKKNALNLMKQQQAAKKLTKTAFNIRQPGQKGFLAVPNAQPGVLVLGSPGAGKTASVINPLVRSAIDQGHRIIMFDWKYPDQASQLVPYAAARGYKRINVFAPGFAESQRINPLDLIESPEDMIGAQELALSILQNDSKVNTDSTTQFFLDSAASLLAPIFCVVKGCQYPDLLTVLMILQSENLIERLKSAKIGRYQRLMLQQAIATAGSPKQLAGLLTSTIKPLTNFLLGDNMINAVVGASSFDPILRPKEMIVFGMDRNNSEALKPLIGSTLRMTMKNNLLNKCGVPLIASLDELSTLELPITEWLNTNRSDGFVGLIGLQNLEQCDKDRRRELKTGCPTKMLFNPNDDETAEMFSKWLGKEQVGTKSKTEGWSSGKRSRSTSGREQAVDMLQAADILKQPEGVALVLNSGHRNAKEASVPFRHRFTYTSKDEAQEAKLQGLWEEACLPRLVGRAPAMTGEVDAMIKARRNEAKKLLGNPDKGTHRGPKGGNK comes from the coding sequence ATGACTGATTTTCTTGAAGTTCAACCGTCAGATCCAAGCCTCGTTAGATATGCCAAGAACAACCCGGCTCGTCTTGGGATGCTTTCGGCCTGTGTCCTGGCTGTCTTATTGCTGCAGGTCTTTGCCGGTCAGACCAAAAAGACCAAGCTAGCCAAGGGGCATCTTGCCAAGGGGCTGGAGAAGAAGAACGCCCTAAATCTGATGAAGCAACAGCAGGCGGCAAAGAAGCTGACCAAAACTGCATTCAACATCAGACAGCCAGGGCAAAAGGGATTTCTGGCAGTCCCTAATGCCCAGCCAGGGGTACTTGTGCTGGGTTCTCCGGGTGCGGGTAAGACGGCCTCGGTGATCAACCCGCTAGTGAGATCAGCGATTGACCAGGGCCACCGGATCATCATGTTTGACTGGAAGTATCCAGACCAAGCCTCTCAGCTCGTTCCCTATGCAGCGGCGAGAGGGTACAAGCGGATCAATGTGTTTGCCCCTGGCTTTGCTGAGAGCCAGCGTATCAACCCCCTGGACCTAATTGAGAGTCCAGAGGATATGATCGGTGCCCAGGAGCTAGCCCTCTCCATCCTGCAAAACGATAGCAAGGTTAATACCGATTCGACGACTCAATTTTTCTTGGATAGCGCCGCGAGTCTATTGGCTCCCATCTTTTGCGTCGTCAAAGGTTGCCAGTACCCCGATCTGCTGACGGTGTTGATGATTCTGCAATCTGAGAACCTCATCGAACGGCTCAAGTCAGCGAAGATCGGTCGTTATCAGCGCCTGATGCTGCAGCAAGCCATCGCAACCGCAGGCAGTCCAAAGCAGTTGGCGGGTTTGTTGACCTCGACCATCAAGCCTTTGACGAACTTCCTACTGGGCGACAACATGATCAACGCCGTTGTTGGAGCGTCAAGCTTTGATCCAATCCTGAGGCCCAAAGAGATGATCGTCTTTGGGATGGATCGCAATAATTCCGAAGCCTTGAAGCCGTTGATTGGTTCAACCCTTCGGATGACGATGAAAAATAATTTGTTGAATAAATGTGGTGTTCCTCTTATCGCTTCTCTAGACGAGCTATCAACCCTGGAACTGCCGATTACAGAATGGCTCAATACAAATCGTTCGGATGGTTTTGTGGGCCTGATCGGTTTGCAGAATCTAGAACAGTGTGACAAGGACCGCCGCCGCGAGTTGAAGACGGGTTGCCCGACCAAAATGCTCTTCAATCCCAATGATGACGAGACTGCAGAAATGTTCTCGAAGTGGCTTGGTAAGGAGCAAGTCGGCACAAAATCCAAAACAGAGGGCTGGAGTTCGGGTAAACGTAGCCGTAGCACTTCCGGTCGAGAGCAAGCCGTGGATATGTTGCAAGCAGCCGATATTCTGAAGCAGCCCGAGGGTGTTGCCTTGGTCCTCAACAGTGGGCATCGCAATGCAAAAGAAGCGTCGGTCCCCTTCCGGCATCGCTTCACTTATACCAGTAAAGACGAAGCGCAGGAAGCGAAACTGCAAGGGCTTTGGGAAGAAGCCTGTCTGCCTCGGCTCGTCGGACGTGCTCCAGCGATGACGGGCGAAGTCGATGCAATGATTAAGGCCAGACGCAACGAAGCCAAGAAACTTCTAGGAAACCCTGATAAAGGGACACACAGGGGTCCAAAGGGCGGCAATAAATAG
- a CDS encoding transposase, with protein MTFSLDEMPGIQALERTMPDIPMKPGRPVKREFEYIRHGTQALIASLNVASGQIAKATVDNTRTEKDLEAHVSGLLEENNAAKKYHLVMDCLNTHQSEAMVRLASALEEEQIELGAKGKRGILKSMVTRAEFLTNPSHRLVVHFTPKHCSWLNQIELWFSILVRKLLRRASFKSQAQLKRRILEFVEYFNHTMAKPFKWTYRGKPLVA; from the coding sequence ATGACCTTCAGTCTCGACGAAATGCCAGGGATTCAGGCGCTAGAGCGCACCATGCCAGACATACCCATGAAGCCGGGTCGACCGGTCAAGCGCGAATTTGAATATATTCGTCATGGCACTCAAGCGTTAATTGCTAGCTTGAATGTCGCCAGTGGCCAAATCGCCAAGGCAACGGTGGACAACACCCGAACTGAGAAGGATTTGGAGGCTCATGTCAGCGGTCTCCTTGAGGAAAACAATGCAGCGAAAAAGTACCATTTGGTGATGGATTGTCTCAATACTCATCAATCAGAGGCGATGGTACGCCTAGCATCTGCATTAGAAGAAGAGCAGATTGAATTGGGGGCTAAAGGAAAGCGGGGAATTCTCAAATCGATGGTCACGCGAGCTGAGTTCTTGACCAACCCGTCTCATCGACTGGTAGTCCATTTCACCCCTAAGCATTGCTCGTGGCTCAACCAAATTGAACTGTGGTTCAGCATTCTGGTGCGAAAGCTACTGCGGCGTGCGAGCTTCAAAAGTCAAGCGCAGCTCAAACGAAGAATTCTAGAATTTGTGGAGTACTTCAACCACACGATGGCGAAGCCTTTCAAATGGACTTACAGGGGGAAACCGCTCGTGGCTTAA
- a CDS encoding pentapeptide repeat-containing protein: MQSTNAKASTPVDEILLPAQAAAFLGVTEEQLHNAVCQGYLPGACIDGQWRFSKRGLSKFCWQRNNHNGSAPWLENSCGPYWLGDWAEQKAKGVIEAYEAGERYFPGLSIKGGRFDGQDLSGIDFWESGLKGASFSGCILKQAIFVGADLTSAVFRNADLSDANLEGAVVEDADFSGAILNRTNFAVSLMSGAKLDGVSISMVSF, encoded by the coding sequence ATGCAATCAACTAATGCCAAAGCCTCTACGCCAGTTGACGAGATCCTTCTGCCAGCTCAGGCTGCGGCGTTCCTGGGTGTGACGGAGGAGCAGTTGCACAATGCTGTGTGCCAGGGTTATCTACCTGGGGCTTGCATTGATGGTCAGTGGCGGTTTAGCAAGCGCGGGCTGAGTAAGTTCTGCTGGCAAAGAAACAATCACAACGGTTCCGCGCCCTGGCTTGAGAACTCCTGTGGTCCCTACTGGTTGGGCGATTGGGCTGAACAAAAGGCAAAAGGTGTGATCGAGGCTTATGAGGCAGGGGAAAGATACTTCCCTGGACTCTCCATAAAAGGTGGACGTTTTGATGGTCAGGATCTTAGTGGTATTGATTTTTGGGAGTCCGGCTTGAAGGGTGCAAGCTTTTCTGGATGTATTCTCAAGCAGGCCATTTTTGTTGGTGCGGATCTTACCTCAGCCGTATTCAGGAATGCAGATCTATCCGATGCAAACCTTGAGGGAGCTGTGGTTGAGGATGCTGACTTCAGTGGAGCTATCCTGAATCGGACTAACTTTGCGGTCAGCTTGATGAGTGGAGCAAAGCTAGATGGAGTCAGTATCAGCATGGTCTCCTTCTGA